The Papaver somniferum cultivar HN1 chromosome 3, ASM357369v1, whole genome shotgun sequence genome includes a region encoding these proteins:
- the LOC113361999 gene encoding AP2-like ethylene-responsive transcription factor AIL5 isoform X2, which produces MDTSHQNWLGFSLSNAQYHEQTSSSPSVVPDHQQQQQFFQTLNATSFPRDENENDGSTNLSMYNFDRKLEDFLGVSSTNNTHESADNNSNKNNNSTNSSTADQYGIITYDSELKSIASSFLRGYTTDNNHYQNPSLDHHDLETTNSTGTTTAMVAAPLPVEVTSDAVSKKSVDNFGQRTSIYRGVTRHRWTGRYEAHLWDNSCRREGQSRKGRQGGYDKEDKAARAYDLAALKYWGPTTSTNFPVTNYEKEIEDMTNMTRQEFVASLRRKSSGFSRGASIYRGVTRHHQHGRWQARIGRVAGNKDLYLGTFSTQEEAAEAYDIAAIKFRGLNAVTNFDMSRYDVKSIANSNLPIGGITGSSSKTTKAIINSDSISDDRSNDGGHSDDRDFSSTTLSFGLPIKQDPSSTDYWSLVNGSGQNNGVTNILHQQTSSHDQGNITTGNMFFNGGFVHQLQQQEQQCVMSSSSPMSYDGSAAGYGGEWVLAQPPLVYQTGKPNLSVFQTPIYGME; this is translated from the exons ATGGATACTTCTCATCAGAACTGGCTAGGATTTTCTCTATCTAACGCACAGTATCATGAACAAACATCATCGTCACCATCAGTAGTACcagatcatcaacaacaacaacagttctttcaAACACTGAATGCAACTTCTTTTCCTAGAGATGAAAATGAGAATGATGGTTCAACTAATCTATCTATGTATAACTTTGATCGGAAacttgaagattttcttggtgttTCTTCTACTAATAATACTCATGAATCTGCAGACAACAAtagcaacaaaaacaacaacagcacAAACAGTTCTACTGCTGATCAGTATGGGATTATTACTTATGATTCAGAGTTGAAATCAATTGCTTCTAGTTTCTTACGTGGGTATACTACTGATAATAATCattatcaaaaccctagtcttgaTCATCATGATTTGGAAACTACAAACAGTACAGGCACCACCACTGCCATGGTTGCGGCACCACTCCCCGTGGAGGTTACTTCTGATGCCGTATCGAAAAAATCTGTTGATAATTTCGGTCAAAGAACTTCGATTTACCGTGGAGTTACCAG GCATAGATGGACAGGAAGATATGAAGCTCATCTGTGGGATAATAGTTGTAGAAGAGAAGGCCAAAGTCGGAAAGGAAGACAAG GTGGGTATGATAAAGAGGATAAAGCAGCAAGAGCTTATGATTTAGCAGCTCTAAAATATTGGGGTCCAACCACAAGTACGAACTTTCCG GTTACAAATTATGAGAAAGAAATTGAAGATATGACAAATATGACCAGGCAAGAATTCGTTGCATCCCTAAGAAG AAAAAGTAGTGGGTTTTCTAGAGGAGCTTCAATATATAGAGGAGTGACAAG ACATCATCAACATGGTAGATGGCAAGCAAGAATTGGAAGAGTTGCAGGGAACAAAGATCTTTACTTGGGAACTTTCA GTACCCAGGAAGAAGCAGCAGAGGCCTATGACATAGCTGCGATAAAGTTTAGAGGCCTAAACGCCGTAACAAACTTCGATATGAGTCGATATGACGTAAAAAGCATTGCTAATAGTAATCTTCCTATAGGAGGAATTACAGGATCATCATCCAAAACAACTAAAGCTATTATTAACTCAGACTCAATCTCAGATGATAGAAGTAATGATGGGGGTCATTCAGACGATCGAGATTTCTCGTCAACAACACTTAGCTTTGGTTTACCCATTAAGCAAGATCCGTCATCAACAGATTATTGGTCTCTTGTTAATGGGTCTGGTCAAAATAATGGGGTGACGAATATACTTCATCAACAAACAAGTTCTCATGATCAAGGAAATATTACTACTGGTAACATGTTTTTCAATGGCGGATTTGTtcatcaactacaacaacaagaacaacagTGTGTAATGTCATCATCCTCGCCAATGTCTTATGATGGTTCTGCTGCTGGTTATGGTGGAGAGTGGGTACTTGCACAACCTCCTCTTGTTTATCagactggaaaacctaatctgtCAGTGTTTCAGACACCCATTTACGGAATGGAATGA
- the LOC113361999 gene encoding AP2-like ethylene-responsive transcription factor AIL5 isoform X1 has product MDTSHQNWLGFSLSNAQYHEQTSSSPSVVPDHQQQQQFFQTLNATSFPRDENENDGSTNLSMYNFDRKLEDFLGVSSTNNTHESADNNSNKNNNSTNSSTADQYGIITYDSELKSIASSFLRGYTTDNNHYQNPSLDHHDLETTNSTGTTTAMVAAPLPVEVTSDAVSKKSVDNFGQRTSIYRGVTRHRWTGRYEAHLWDNSCRREGQSRKGRQVYLGGYDKEDKAARAYDLAALKYWGPTTSTNFPVTNYEKEIEDMTNMTRQEFVASLRRKSSGFSRGASIYRGVTRHHQHGRWQARIGRVAGNKDLYLGTFSTQEEAAEAYDIAAIKFRGLNAVTNFDMSRYDVKSIANSNLPIGGITGSSSKTTKAIINSDSISDDRSNDGGHSDDRDFSSTTLSFGLPIKQDPSSTDYWSLVNGSGQNNGVTNILHQQTSSHDQGNITTGNMFFNGGFVHQLQQQEQQCVMSSSSPMSYDGSAAGYGGEWVLAQPPLVYQTGKPNLSVFQTPIYGME; this is encoded by the exons ATGGATACTTCTCATCAGAACTGGCTAGGATTTTCTCTATCTAACGCACAGTATCATGAACAAACATCATCGTCACCATCAGTAGTACcagatcatcaacaacaacaacagttctttcaAACACTGAATGCAACTTCTTTTCCTAGAGATGAAAATGAGAATGATGGTTCAACTAATCTATCTATGTATAACTTTGATCGGAAacttgaagattttcttggtgttTCTTCTACTAATAATACTCATGAATCTGCAGACAACAAtagcaacaaaaacaacaacagcacAAACAGTTCTACTGCTGATCAGTATGGGATTATTACTTATGATTCAGAGTTGAAATCAATTGCTTCTAGTTTCTTACGTGGGTATACTACTGATAATAATCattatcaaaaccctagtcttgaTCATCATGATTTGGAAACTACAAACAGTACAGGCACCACCACTGCCATGGTTGCGGCACCACTCCCCGTGGAGGTTACTTCTGATGCCGTATCGAAAAAATCTGTTGATAATTTCGGTCAAAGAACTTCGATTTACCGTGGAGTTACCAG GCATAGATGGACAGGAAGATATGAAGCTCATCTGTGGGATAATAGTTGTAGAAGAGAAGGCCAAAGTCGGAAAGGAAGACAAG TTTATCTTG GTGGGTATGATAAAGAGGATAAAGCAGCAAGAGCTTATGATTTAGCAGCTCTAAAATATTGGGGTCCAACCACAAGTACGAACTTTCCG GTTACAAATTATGAGAAAGAAATTGAAGATATGACAAATATGACCAGGCAAGAATTCGTTGCATCCCTAAGAAG AAAAAGTAGTGGGTTTTCTAGAGGAGCTTCAATATATAGAGGAGTGACAAG ACATCATCAACATGGTAGATGGCAAGCAAGAATTGGAAGAGTTGCAGGGAACAAAGATCTTTACTTGGGAACTTTCA GTACCCAGGAAGAAGCAGCAGAGGCCTATGACATAGCTGCGATAAAGTTTAGAGGCCTAAACGCCGTAACAAACTTCGATATGAGTCGATATGACGTAAAAAGCATTGCTAATAGTAATCTTCCTATAGGAGGAATTACAGGATCATCATCCAAAACAACTAAAGCTATTATTAACTCAGACTCAATCTCAGATGATAGAAGTAATGATGGGGGTCATTCAGACGATCGAGATTTCTCGTCAACAACACTTAGCTTTGGTTTACCCATTAAGCAAGATCCGTCATCAACAGATTATTGGTCTCTTGTTAATGGGTCTGGTCAAAATAATGGGGTGACGAATATACTTCATCAACAAACAAGTTCTCATGATCAAGGAAATATTACTACTGGTAACATGTTTTTCAATGGCGGATTTGTtcatcaactacaacaacaagaacaacagTGTGTAATGTCATCATCCTCGCCAATGTCTTATGATGGTTCTGCTGCTGGTTATGGTGGAGAGTGGGTACTTGCACAACCTCCTCTTGTTTATCagactggaaaacctaatctgtCAGTGTTTCAGACACCCATTTACGGAATGGAATGA